The Plasmodium relictum strain SGS1 genome assembly, chromosome: 9 genome window below encodes:
- a CDS encoding kelch protein, putative, translating into MTTNRFFNLKRDDSYLAKITHDTIVYGENLFKIISKTFTNHKPEIKNEITRDSSDSISFCSEVLPFYCKSEVIHQGSIFNVRFGHSSILYNNFIYIYGGNQQISNFDPKLIQYNIDTQIFKKIDEINQPKPRYFATLNLIYSSELNEHCLFLYGGKRDSYITNDTYIFIINKSTWKRINTEFSPPPLYGHVSFKYKNIVFIHGGYMGNSKTNNDIWCFFEEEKKWVKVMSKREYYKRDASKPYGRYFHSCALCISNQGNDIKVYIFGGLNDNHKCVQDVFWSYSLNNGKWNHIKNSIGEMPMERFGHSSIVLNGRWFIVFGGYNSTWYCKPQLLDIHAYDIKLNTWSNLNVYGMSPVTHHFYGNIVQMDENGYFFVFGGLRNNEPCSNVYKYTPLFASHYFKILNNKIDELHKRVDSVGINPKKVLNPLLRKEIKEIKEFLSGITLTFVRYIQLISDINEKVKISNKLAKIDYSRLSKRFESHEKYYQDLKRRIQALDNTTVDSLSKLEEELPKDINEKDNVTNQSPNSSFSSEENNEVNYESLVYEGINENKKE; encoded by the exons atgaCAACTAATAGAttctttaatttaaaaagagaTGATTCATATCTGGCAAAAATTACGCATGATACTATAGTATATggagaaaatttatttaaaataatttcaaaGACATTTACAAATCATAAAcctgaaattaaaaatgaaattacaAGGGACTCTTCTGATTCCATCTCTTTTTGTTCTGAAGTTCTTCCTTTTTATTGTAAATCGGAAGTAATACATCAAGGATCTATTTTCAACGTTCGTTTTGGTCATTCaagtattttatataataatttcatttatatatatggagGTAATCAGCAAATTTCTAATTTCGATCCAAAATTAATACAGTATAATATTG ATActcaaatttttaaaaaaatagatgaaaTAAATCAACCTAAACCACGCTATTTTGCaacattaaatttaatatattcaaGTGAGTTAAATGAACATTGTTTATTTCTTTATGGGGGAAAGAGAGATTCATATATTACAAATGatacttatatttttattataaataaaagtacCTGGAAACGTATCAATACTGAATTTTCTCCACCACCACTTTATGGCCAcgtttcttttaaatataaaaatattgtcTTTATTCATGGAG GATATATGGGGAACTCAAAAACAAATAATGATATATGGTGCTTTtttgaagaagaaaaaaaatgggTAAAAGTTATGAGTAAAAGAGAATATTACAAAAGAGATGCCTCTAAACCATATGGTAGATATTTTCACTCATGTGCTCTTTGTATTTCTAATCAAGGAAATGATATAAAGGTTTATATATTTGGTGGATTAAATGATAATCATAAGTGTGTGCAAGATGTTTTTTGGTcttattcattaaataatgGAAAATGGAACCATATTAAGAATTCTATCGGTGAAATGCCTATGGAAAGATTTGG CCATAGTTCAATAGTTTTAAATGGAAGATGGTTTATTGTATTCGGTGGATATAATTCTACCTGGTATTGCAAGCCACAACTTTTAg atATACATGCTtatgatataaaattaaatacttGGTCAAACCTAAATGTTTATGGTATGTCACCAGTAACTCATCATTTTTATGGAAATATTGTTCAAATGGATGAAAATggttatttttttgtttttggtGGTTTAAGAAATAATGAACCTTGCTctaatgtatataaatacacTCCCTTATTTGCATCGCATTATTTTAA aattctaaataataaaatagatgAATTACATAAAAGAGTAGATTCTGTTGGTATCAATccaaaaaaagtattaaatcCTTTACTcagaaaagaaataaaagaaataaaagaattctTAAGTGGAATTACCTTAACATTTGTTAGATATATTCAATTAATAAgtgatataaatgaaaaagtaaaaatttccAATAAACTAGCCAAAATAGATTATTCACGTTTATCAAAAAGGTTCGAATCtcatgaaaaatattatcaagACTTAAAAAGAAGAATTCAAGCATTGGATAACACCACGGTAGATTCCTTAAGTAAATTAGAAGAGGAATTACCAAAAGATATCaatgaaaaagataatgTAACGAATCAAAGTCCcaattcttcattttctagtgaagaaaataatgaagtaAATTACGAATCATTAGTATATGAAggaattaatgaaaataaaaaggaatga
- the SNRPD1 gene encoding small nuclear ribonucleoprotein Sm D1, putative codes for MKLVSFLMKLTNENVTIELKNGTLITGIITGVDIKMNTHMKNVKVVIKHKNIGEYNVNNKQFLSLEHVTIRGNNIRYFILSDSLPLDTLLVDDTPKQKVSKDKSFSNKERNKGRGRGRKIAKR; via the coding sequence atgaaactagtatcatttttaatgaaattaacTAATGAAAATGTTACtatagaattaaaaaatgggACATTAATCACTGGTATTATAACAGGAGtagatataaaaatgaatacacATATGAAAAATGTCAAAGTTGTGATTAAACACAAAAATATTGGTGAATATAATGTTAATAACAAacaatttttatcattagaGCACGTAACTATTAGAGGTAACAATAtaagatattttattttatcagaTAGTTTGCCTCTTGATACTTTATTGGTTGATGATACACCGAAGCAAAAAGTTTCAAAAGATAAatctttttcaaataaagaaagaaataaagGAAGAGGAAGAGGTAGAAAAATTGCTAAAAGATAA